Proteins encoded by one window of Acidobacteriota bacterium:
- a CDS encoding SDR family NAD(P)-dependent oxidoreductase — translation MAKLTGQTAIVTGASSGIGEAIARHLARDGATVVITARRQERLDKLKLEIEQAGGKALRFAGDINGDEFRKQLVDETMTATGRIDALINNAGYGQRGPVEIVPLATIRRNFETNFFSAVALAQLVIPVMRTQQKGSIINISSVAGKISRPLSSIYSATKFALEAISDGMRLELAPFGIRVVIIEPGFITSEFLEVATGSGKELLEIDSPYNQLLENSASGKDYQRLRKMAGTPDDIAAIVVEALTTNHPRPRYAAPFHAKFAIAMKRWLPERLTDRVLVNQSGMNKK, via the coding sequence ATGGCGAAACTTACGGGACAAACCGCAATCGTTACCGGCGCATCATCGGGTATCGGTGAAGCCATCGCCCGTCACCTGGCACGCGATGGCGCAACGGTCGTGATTACGGCGCGACGACAAGAGCGGCTGGACAAATTAAAACTTGAAATCGAACAAGCGGGCGGTAAAGCATTGAGGTTTGCGGGTGACATCAACGGTGATGAATTTCGCAAACAACTGGTTGATGAAACGATGACGGCGACCGGACGCATTGACGCGCTCATCAACAATGCCGGTTACGGGCAACGTGGCCCGGTTGAAATCGTTCCGCTTGCAACCATTCGCCGGAATTTCGAGACCAATTTCTTTTCGGCGGTCGCGCTAGCGCAACTCGTCATCCCGGTTATGCGCACACAACAAAAAGGCAGCATTATCAACATCAGTTCGGTTGCCGGAAAAATTTCGCGCCCGCTCTCTTCGATTTACAGCGCCACAAAATTTGCGCTTGAAGCAATATCCGACGGCATGCGGTTGGAGCTTGCGCCGTTTGGCATTCGCGTGGTGATTATCGAACCGGGTTTTATCACCAGCGAATTTCTTGAAGTCGCAACCGGTAGCGGCAAAGAGTTATTGGAAATTGATAGCCCTTATAACCAGCTGTTGGAAAATTCCGCGAGCGGCAAAGACTATCAACGCCTCAGAAAAATGGCAGGGACGCCCGATGATATTGCGGCAATCGTCGTCGAAGCCTTAACCACCAACCATCCGCGTCCGCGTTATGCGGCGCCCTTTCACGCCAAATTCGCTATTGCCATGAAACGCTGGTTGCCCGAACGTTTGACTGACCGCGTACTGGTCAATCAGTCCGGTATGAATAAAAAATAG
- a CDS encoding DUF726 domain-containing protein, with protein MFFISYRKNFWSNTDDSDRDAIRDVPLDNLSEGQDVEEEKFMAKIKDKRLLLLIHGYRNKRENVVGGYAMIDNQLRAKNILGTGARAYEEVIGIAWPGGLFRISYIIAKKRVNKIADSVFARLQKIVAQAKAVDVMTHSLGARVILKAMQNADPSKQLIRNLILTAPAVDDESIQEGEKFFGATQACRDVYVLYSDNDPVLSTFFKVPLLGDSDRALGERGPEKPNKVGQNVHLVDCIHIVKEHSDYRKRLELYTFIKKVLDGQPITSPLSDDEGFVPGAG; from the coding sequence ATGTTTTTCATCAGCTACCGAAAAAATTTCTGGAGTAACACGGATGATTCTGATCGTGATGCCATTCGCGATGTGCCTTTAGATAATTTATCTGAAGGACAGGATGTGGAAGAAGAAAAGTTCATGGCAAAGATCAAGGACAAGCGATTGCTACTGCTTATTCACGGCTATCGCAACAAGCGTGAAAATGTGGTCGGCGGATATGCGATGATTGACAACCAACTGCGCGCCAAAAATATTCTCGGCACCGGCGCGCGAGCTTATGAAGAGGTCATCGGCATTGCCTGGCCCGGAGGGCTTTTTCGCATCTCTTACATCATTGCCAAAAAACGGGTCAATAAAATTGCCGACAGTGTTTTTGCGCGCCTGCAAAAAATCGTCGCGCAGGCAAAAGCCGTCGATGTGATGACCCATAGTCTGGGAGCGCGAGTCATCCTCAAGGCGATGCAAAACGCTGACCCCAGCAAACAGTTGATTCGCAATTTGATTTTGACCGCGCCGGCGGTCGATGATGAATCCATTCAGGAAGGCGAAAAATTTTTCGGCGCCACTCAAGCCTGCCGCGATGTTTATGTGCTGTATTCGGATAACGACCCGGTATTGAGCACCTTTTTCAAAGTGCCTCTTTTAGGCGATAGTGACCGTGCCCTCGGTGAACGCGGACCGGAAAAGCCCAATAAAGTCGGGCAGAATGTTCATCTGGTGGATTGCATTCATATCGTTAAGGAACATAGCGATTATCGCAAACGCCTTGAACTTTACACCTTCATCAAAAAGGTTTTGGATGGACAGCCGATCACCTCACCACTGAGCGACGATGAAGGCTTTGTTCCGGGAGCCGGTTGA
- a CDS encoding alpha/beta hydrolase-fold protein, whose amino-acid sequence MQRVIDKWYSPSLGKEMEIVTYGYYGFPLLMFPTAAADYLEYERFHMLDTIKHHINAGKVKVFSINSINRESWLNRQLPTRQKALRQAQFNNYLTNEVVPYIFTSCNGRQGIVTTGASLGAFHAANQLFRRPDLFAGMIAMSGSYDIRGYYDGDYHDDNVYFNNPVEYVANLHEGSFELNALRHKKHIHIITGQGNYENPDASRRFSDILHAKGIPHELDLWGHDMPHDWPTWRAMLPYYIETRF is encoded by the coding sequence ATGCAGAGAGTGATTGACAAATGGTATAGTCCGAGTCTCGGCAAAGAGATGGAGATTGTCACCTATGGTTATTATGGATTTCCGCTACTGATGTTTCCCACGGCAGCCGCCGATTATCTCGAATATGAACGCTTTCATATGCTGGATACCATCAAACATCACATCAACGCCGGTAAGGTAAAAGTATTCTCAATCAACAGTATCAATCGTGAAAGCTGGCTTAATCGCCAATTGCCAACCCGACAAAAAGCTTTACGACAGGCGCAATTTAATAATTACCTCACCAATGAAGTGGTGCCCTATATTTTCACGAGTTGTAACGGGCGACAAGGCATCGTAACAACTGGCGCAAGCCTCGGCGCATTTCACGCCGCCAATCAACTCTTTCGTCGTCCCGATTTGTTTGCCGGGATGATTGCCATGAGCGGGTCGTATGACATTCGCGGGTATTATGATGGTGACTATCACGATGACAACGTCTATTTCAACAACCCGGTTGAATACGTCGCCAACCTTCACGAAGGCAGTTTTGAACTCAATGCCCTGCGCCACAAAAAACATATTCACATCATCACCGGACAAGGCAATTATGAAAACCCCGATGCCTCGCGCAGATTTTCCGACATCCTGCATGCCAAAGGCATCCCGCATGAACTCGATTTATGGGGTCATGATATGCCGCACGATTGGCCGACGTGGCGCGCTATGTTGCCTTATTACATTGAAACCCGATTCTAA
- a CDS encoding DUF6569 family protein, giving the protein MKHYTLPLIGVLMVAVLLASFSTLLSNRVKAKTKRFIPHTGEQNKLPAGWKLGQAIVHENLTLFPVIASETISTEEFITLEEGLKAGKVKVTEITGASRTTNRIQSQRNPQVQQPVVQSSDNAEVNRVMVTNNSGKTLVLIAGEIILGGKQDRIVGHDCIVASTNAPVPVDVYCVEHGRWQSHGGANAGAMSFGTASNYMAAPKVRSKAQAEKNQSAVWEEVADKVTKNRVNTSTGTLNSVYSDKAVSTKLAGYEKAIKANLQAKNIVGAVVAINGKVMTADVFASPGLFLAYKDKLLRSYALEAVSAGKAENKPVSSSDAEAFLSQSTGDDSAIEKDGVYRISEKQSKDEASFRLEHTAKERKVIHYNKVRKQ; this is encoded by the coding sequence ATGAAACATTACACGCTCCCCTTAATCGGCGTCTTGATGGTCGCCGTCTTATTGGCAAGTTTTTCCACTTTGCTTTCCAATCGCGTCAAAGCGAAAACCAAAAGGTTCATTCCCCACACCGGTGAACAGAATAAACTGCCTGCCGGTTGGAAACTTGGACAAGCGATTGTTCACGAAAACCTCACACTGTTTCCGGTTATCGCAAGCGAAACCATCAGCACCGAAGAATTCATCACCCTTGAAGAAGGCTTGAAAGCAGGCAAGGTTAAAGTCACGGAAATTACCGGCGCGAGTCGCACCACCAATAGAATTCAATCGCAACGTAACCCACAGGTTCAACAACCGGTCGTCCAAAGTTCTGACAACGCTGAAGTCAATCGCGTGATGGTGACCAACAATTCAGGCAAGACGCTGGTGTTAATCGCAGGGGAAATTATTCTCGGCGGCAAACAAGACCGCATCGTCGGACATGATTGCATTGTCGCTTCGACAAACGCACCGGTTCCCGTCGATGTTTATTGTGTCGAACATGGTCGCTGGCAAAGTCACGGCGGGGCAAATGCCGGCGCTATGAGTTTCGGCACCGCAAGCAATTACATGGCGGCGCCCAAGGTTCGTTCAAAAGCCCAGGCGGAAAAAAATCAAAGCGCGGTTTGGGAAGAGGTCGCCGATAAAGTTACCAAAAACCGCGTGAACACCTCGACCGGAACCCTCAATAGTGTTTATTCGGATAAAGCCGTGAGCACCAAACTCGCGGGTTATGAAAAAGCCATAAAAGCCAATCTGCAAGCGAAAAATATTGTCGGCGCAGTTGTGGCGATTAACGGCAAAGTGATGACCGCTGATGTGTTCGCCAGTCCCGGTCTGTTCCTTGCCTATAAAGACAAGTTGTTGCGCTCGTATGCGCTGGAAGCGGTGAGCGCAGGAAAAGCCGAGAATAAACCTGTCAGTTCAAGCGACGCCGAAGCCTTTCTTTCACAATCCACCGGTGATGATTCGGCAATTGAAAAAGACGGGGTTTATCGCATTAGCGAAAAACAGTCCAAAGATGAAGCATCTTTTCGCCTGGAACACACCGCCAAGGAACGCAAAGTGATTCACTACAACAAAGTCCGCAAGCAGTAA